The Primulina huaijiensis isolate GDHJ02 chromosome 12, ASM1229523v2, whole genome shotgun sequence genome has a window encoding:
- the LOC140989338 gene encoding agamous-like MADS-box protein MADS3 isoform X1 → MGRGKVVLERISNKVNRQVTFGKRKKGLLKKASELSVLCDAEVALILFSNEGKLFHFGSTGTKNTIDRYRQFHSKNAIEGEDGEHESQSICQAVTKLNAKYQSLQLLNRHLLGEDLGSLSLKKLRNLEKQIEGTLSKARKCKTKKMLERVEALRKLDTELEQQNKELKEKIDKEMQLQEGNYGRRGSL, encoded by the exons ATGGGGAGAGGGAAAGTTGTGTTGGAGAGAATAAGCAACAAGGTGAATAGACAAGTCACGTTTGGTAAAAGAAAGAAGGGTTTGTTGAAGAAAGCTTCGGAGTTGTCTGTGTTGTGCGATGCAGAGGTTGCTTTGATCCTCTTCTCCAATGAGGGCAAGCTTTTTCACTTCGGGAGTACTGG AACAAAAAATACCATAGACAGGTACAGGCAGTTCCATTCCAAGAATGCAATCGAAGGAGAAGATGGTGAACATGAAAGCCAG TCTATTTGCCAAGCTGTGACGAAGTTAAACGCCAAATATCAATCCCTTCAACTTCTGAATAG GCACTTACTTGGAGAAGATCTAGGATCCCTTAGTTTGAAGAAATTGAGAAACCTCGAGAAACAAATCGAGGGAACCCTATCAAAAGCAAGGAAATGTAAG ACCAAGAAGATGCTGGAACGGGTGGAAGCTTTACGAAAATTG GACACTGAACTTGAACAACAAAATAAAGAGCTTAAAGAGAAG ATTGATAAAGAAATGCAACTGCAAGAAGGAAATTATGGTCGTCGAGGCTCGTTGTGA
- the LOC140989338 gene encoding agamous-like MADS-box protein MADS3 isoform X2, which produces MGRGKVVLERISNKVNRQVTFGKRKKGLLKKASELSVLCDAEVALILFSNEGKLFHFGSTGTKNTIDRYRQFHSKNAIEGEDGEHESQSICQAVTKLNAKYQSLQLLNRHLLGEDLGSLSLKKLRNLEKQIEGTLSKARKYQEDAGTGGSFTKIGNTCIHYHTKRCQNRLS; this is translated from the exons ATGGGGAGAGGGAAAGTTGTGTTGGAGAGAATAAGCAACAAGGTGAATAGACAAGTCACGTTTGGTAAAAGAAAGAAGGGTTTGTTGAAGAAAGCTTCGGAGTTGTCTGTGTTGTGCGATGCAGAGGTTGCTTTGATCCTCTTCTCCAATGAGGGCAAGCTTTTTCACTTCGGGAGTACTGG AACAAAAAATACCATAGACAGGTACAGGCAGTTCCATTCCAAGAATGCAATCGAAGGAGAAGATGGTGAACATGAAAGCCAG TCTATTTGCCAAGCTGTGACGAAGTTAAACGCCAAATATCAATCCCTTCAACTTCTGAATAG GCACTTACTTGGAGAAGATCTAGGATCCCTTAGTTTGAAGAAATTGAGAAACCTCGAGAAACAAATCGAGGGAACCCTATCAAAAGCAAGGAAAT ACCAAGAAGATGCTGGAACGGGTGGAAGCTTTACGAAAATTGGTAACACATGCATTCACTATCACACAAAGAGATGTCAAAACAGGTTATCGTGA